One Cryptosporidium parvum Iowa II chromosome 5, whole genome shotgun sequence DNA segment encodes these proteins:
- a CDS encoding protein with PHD finger and a nipped-B/Mis4/Scc2 like domain at the C-terminus, whose translation MELPSQLKKSNACTIMNDNNEQTNKTDANWKRRPSSNKGTEHFTAIFDVLLQDKAPKLSEFNKMNLKKVQLEISKFDNQILHEFCGRIEFSRNCEALLEEILCSDLIIEFGKRISSKDRGKGSENVLIENLVNVINIVGIFLYFELVIFNEMTFSKEIRIISNIIRSVLPIIFSESIKNCRLEAFNTSFIGCLEAINTIVRTKSIHEIFSTQIIVGLLSIFLIEDSNTMVVFLTTEIVVHLFVSGSLNSNEFLENSLNLIFDVMEELPHTNKAIKKAKVCIEMDSYMHIYVYLLLRLIQSICIPNGIVSSDNIHSIQNISMKHHNLAKFICNQFATFFINSIILKRTKRKESNFSTGNDIATVILTDLLKASFNPKYNICSTITQIIIVQLIKISNNSLINEAGPKSQSINIDLYSKELCIHLLGASLSIIYKNVNVKLMCIDSSEKSIDESKSEIKDAQIERDDATNNVIIDCICDKLYSIYTEKLLRCESCGRNFHLDCIRNGTYLEIYEQWKCDSCTINLIFDEINMNFGINGEEILSKNSELTVVLIIVLEYLYRKTAMTVSQASSEPVTIDITQLVTDSGSSVACSFILEMIAKLKLGNKNLEKADGKEESKNKTTKNGSRKLSQTCNEISQLYTMLLTEWVSPITKVHSPLIAYSSKFPKLLEANVIRFWNRILAKELKNVANIILHCLLSNIYNSTITSMRRISLNSVGQIISVKPNLLITNETVLNAIILSLKDKTPKVRERALAIIEKYFSDILTNETSDFTYDGENSKIVFDRVTKLLLEQIFRTAYDISPLVRMTSVRILRALYQHDPSKLNIGIILLKRASAVEETQSIRRLIFDSFTSIWFHNSSKVNESMAECLVKLINYSESNEFLQYINHDQKSTNCLLKGVMSILQENQSIKNLEALITRWSNILVDMFIQSDNYRDTIKSEKLVSEEIGLKNEQLNDQGIANNNSSRDFSETKLQILKTAEVIGKVYPKSIKEMYSYIVVYLKDFRQYKSEVMVHICTVLSYILPHVGDLEVETIEFDLLKITTNSRSPQLIRSSILCLCNLLMQNEKGLNENNTLSPLILDNIRVLWDYRQKTLGMEVTMDLKEVDQLRRSAWLLGCIFEFSSPNMALAIVDNKLERAKVIQTEFGISWTLESCSTNKIPKSEFGEDLGFEYTILESNKIIFDLLCDLYYILDWNLNKGVLFPTLIQFLMNQKQFVKTLKFNNLIKCAIKGDKSLANLDCQSKLSIQCSNITANNSKANSNLCIICLQGILSLLKNYELQALKENKIAQENDLEQTKRVNITEDMTNQFHDEINQCDDSFSGNNNIFITPNTNKRTSVHSEKNEINSPVSSSSYSNLENISSIRTSVFGSVTHNTSSVSASQPIASNLELLLNLFQETTGFQEGRFSNQQKQQVSSLILCILEQLNKQGLVNPTSIIPHVSGLLFSSNREVSFKSYQIISSLFERFPNLIINKYKEISLYGFVFCTSNFPGLLGVYNSKTDSENVLRSIISNDIVNDKIQSKSRPEVLETVFEFFTRIYSEKCRTKRVFRESIIRGCCKQLELLLSIDETEILLKKLKLHLMLEKKVLLVLYMEFISYILLAMPFQFESEILLVLFCLGEICVNCSQNLHNDSESSVKIDKEQAFCSAILVTVCTTVQLILKEEYRISENQISSFNPYNSINKEKPKFSHQDSELNVGIIENSTNIVSLGAGTMYELLQSLREKLHIIWEISEGCDSEKKLLDYSNEIIYFYTQTTSEKVSKHTRGKHTKRKQNKRNREREEEYSDASSTQSWSPSSRISKSRK comes from the coding sequence ATGGAGCTTCCAAGCCAATTGAAAAAGAGTAACGCATGCACAATTATGAATGACAACAATGAACAAACTAATAAAACCGATGCAAATTGGAAAAGAAGACcatcttcaaataaagGAACGGAGCATTTCACAGCAATTTTTGATGTACTATTACAGGATAAAGCTCCGAAATTATcagaatttaataagatGAATCTTAAAAAAGTACAATTAgaaatttctaaatttgaCAACCAAATACTTCATGAGTTTTGTGGAAGAATTGAATTTAGCAGAAATTGTGAAGCATTATTGGAAGAAATATTGTGCTCAGACTTAATTATCGAGTTTGGAAAGagaatttcttcaaaagaTAGAGGAAAGGGCTCGGAAAACGTTCTAATAGAAAACTTAGTAAATGtgattaatattgttgGGATATTTTTATACTTTGAATTGGTTATTTTCAATGAAATGACATTTAGTAAagaaattagaattatttctaatataatAAGAAGCGTACTgccaataatattttcgGAAAGCATTAAGAATTGCCGTTTGGAAGCTTTTAATACGTCTTTTATTGGCTGCCTGGAAGCGATAAATACAATTGTAAGAACAAAAAGTATTCATGAGATATTTTCAACACAAATTATTGTTGGTTTgctttcaatttttttgataGAGGATTCAAATACTATGGTTGTATTTCTCACGACGGAAATAGTTGttcatttatttgtttctGGATCATTGAATTCTAATGAGTTCTTGGAAAATTccttaaatttaatttttgatgtGATGGAAGAATTACCTCATACTAACAAGGCAATCAAGAAAGCAAAAGTCTGCATTGAAATGGACTCATATATGCATATTTatgtatatttattactGAGACTTATACAAAGTATTTGCATCCCAAATGGAATAGTTTCTAGTGACAACATTCACTCGatacaaaatatttcaatgaAACATCATAATTTGGCAAAATTCATATGCAACCAGTTTGCAACGTTTTTTAtcaattctattattttaaagAGAACAAAGAGAAAAGAAAGTAACTTCTCAACAGGAAATGACATTGCAACAGTTATCCTTACGGATTTACTCAAAGCATCATTTAAtccaaaatataatatatgCTCAACTATTACTCAAATCATTATAGTACAGTTAATTAAGATTTCAAATAactcattaattaatgagGCTGGCCCAAAATCAcaatcaataaatattgacTTGTACTCAAAAGAGCTTTGCATACACCTGTTAGGCGCATCactttcaataatttacAAGAATGTTAATGTAAAACTTATGTGCATTGATTCATCTGAAAAGAGCATTGATGAAAGTAAATCAGAAATAAAAGATGCCCAAATTGAAAGAGATGATGCAACAAACAACGTTATAATTGATTGTATATGTGATAAATTGTACTCAATATATACCGAGAAATTACTAAGATGCGAAAGTTGTGGTAGGAACTTTCATCTTGATTGCATACGGAATGGCACATATTTGGAGATATACGAACAATGGAAATGCGATAGCTGCAccataaatttaatatttgatgaaataaaCATGAATTTTGGGATTAATGgagaagaaatattatcaaaaaattcagaattaaccgtagtattaataatagtgCTTGAATATCTTTACAGGAAAACTGCAATGACAGTGTCTCAGGCTTCATCTGAGCCAGTTACTATCGATATAACACAATTAGTTACTGATTCTGGAAGTTCAGTAGCATGCTCATTTATTTTGGAAATGATTGCAAAACTAAAGCttggaaataaaaatttagaaaaagcAGATGGAAAAGAAGAgtctaaaaataaaacaacCAAAAATGGAAGCAGAAAATTGTCTCAAACATGTAATGAAATAAGCCAATTATATACAATGTTATTAACTGAATGGGTTTCTCCAATTACAAAGGTGCACTCACCATTAATAGCTTATTCCTCAAAATTTCCAAAGTTACTGGAAGCAAATGTAATTAGGTTTTGGAATAGAATACTAGCTAAAGAATTGAAGAATGTTGCGAATATTATATTACACTgcttattatcaaatatatataattcaaCTATTACTTCAATGAGAAGAATATCTTTGAATTCAGTGGGCCAAATAATTTCAGTAAAACCCAATCTTTTGATCACTAATGAAACAGTTTTAAACgcaataatattatctCTAAAGGATAAAACTCCAAAAGTTAGAGAGAGAGCTCTAGCAATAATTGAAAAGTACTTTTCTGATATATTAACTAATGAAACTTCAGATTTTACCTATGATGGAgagaattcaaaaattgtTTTTGATAGAGTGACCAAATTACTGTTGGAGCAAATTTTTAGAACAGCATATGACATCTCTCCTTTAGTTAGGATGACCTCAGTAAGGATTCTCAGAGCTTTATATCAACATGATCCATCAAAGTTGAATATTGgcattatattattaaaaaggGCATCTGCAGTTGAGGAAACACAATCAATAAGAAGGTTGatttttgattcatttACTTCTATTTGGTTTCACAATTCAAGCAAAGTAAATGAAAGTATGGCAGAGTGCCTAGTTAAACTTATAAACTATTCGGAGAGCAATGAATTCCTTCAATATATTAACCACGACCAAAAAAGCACAAACTGCTTGCTGAAAGGTGTAATGTCTATTTTACAAGAAAATCAATCAATAAAAAACTTGGAAGCATTAATTACTAGATGGTCTAATATACTCGTTGATATGTTTATTCAAAGCGATAACTACCGAGATACGATCAAATCTGAAAAATTAGtttctgaagaaattgggttaaaaaatgaacaaTTAAATGATCAAGGTATTGCAAACAACAATTCATCCAGGGATTTTTCGGAAACAaaacttcaaatattaaaaacagCTGAAGTTATTGGTAAAGTTTATCCGAAATCTATAAAAGAAATGTATTCATATATAGTAGTTTATCTAAAAGATTTCCGTCAATATAAATCAGAAGTAATGGTTCATATTTGTACAGTGCTATCATATATTTTGCCACATGTTGGAGATTTGGAGGTTGAAACTATTGAGTTtgatttattgaaaataacaaCCAATTCAAGATCGCCACAACTGATTAGATCATCTATATTATGCCTTTGTAATTTGCTTATGCAAAATGAAAAGGGtttgaatgaaaataacACTTTGTCTCCCCTAATACTAGATAATATAAGAGTATTATGGGATTATAGACAAAAAACTTTAGGTATGGAAGTTACCATGGATTTAAAAGAAGTTGATCAATTAAGAAGAAGTGCTTGGCTTCTAGGGTGCATATTTGAGTTTAGTTCTCCAAATATGGCACTAGCAATTGTGGATAATAAGCTAGAAAGAGCGAAGGTAATCCAAACAGAGTTTGGAATTTCATGGACTCTAGAGTCATGTTCAACCAATAAAATACCGAAGAGTGAATTTGGAGAGGATTTGGGATTTGAGTATACAATTTTGGAgtcaaataaaataatttttgactTGCTTTGCGATTTGTATTATATCTTGGATtggaatttaaataaaggGGTATTGTTTCCAACattgattcaatttttgaTGAACCAAAAACAATTTGTTAAAACActaaaattcaataatttaattaagtGTGCTATCAAAGGAGATAAGTCTCTTGCAAACTTGGATTGTCAATCAAAACTATCTATTCAGTGCTCCAACATCACAGCGAATAACAGTAAAGCCAATTCTAATTTGTGTATAATTTGCCTGCAAGGAATTTTGtctcttttaaaaaattacgAGTTACAGGCATTAAAAGAGAACAAAATTGCTCAGGAAAATGATTTAGAGCAAACAAAAAGAGTTAATATTACTGAAGATATGACAAACCAATTTcatgatgaaattaatcaatgtgatgattcattttcaggcaataataatatttttatcacTCCTAACACAAATAAAAGAACTTCAGTACATTCTgagaaaaatgaaataaattccCCAGTGAGTTCTTCAAGTTACTCAAATTTAGAgaatatttcttcaattagAACCAGCGTTTTTGGTTCTGTAACACATAACACAAGCTCAGTTTCTGCATCACAACCAATTGCATCAAATTTAGAGTTATTGTTAAATCTATTTCAAGAAACAACCGGATTTCAGGAAGGGAGGTTTTCAAATCAGCAAAAACAACAagtttcttcattaatacTTTGCATTCTTGAGCAATTAAATAAGCAAGGCCTGGTTAATCCAACTTCAATTATCCCTCATGTCTCTGGGCTATTGTTTTCATCAAATAGAGAAGTTTCATTCAAGTCTTATCAAATTATAAgttctttatttgaaagatttCCAAATCTTATcatcaataaatataaagaaatatcTCTATATGGGTTCGTGTTTTGCACTTCAAATTTCCCTGGACTACTTGGGGTATACAATTCAAAAACTGATTCCGAAAATGTTCTAAGATCTATTATCTCAAACGATATTGTCAATGATAAGATCCAATCAAAAAGCAGGCCTGAAGTTTTGGAAACtgtttttgaatttttcaCGAGGATTTATTCTGAGAAATGCCGAACTAAAAGAGTATTTAGAGAAAGCATAATCAGAGGATGCTGCAAGCAACTtgagttattattatcaattgaTGAAACCGAGATTCTACTCAAAAAACTTAAACTTCATTTAATGCTGGAAAAAAAGGTTTTATTGGTTTTATATATGGAGTTTATTTCTTATATACTTTTAGCAATGCCATTTCAATTTGAATCAGAAATACTACTGGTTCTATTTTGTTTGGGAGAAATCTGTGTGAATTGCTCTCAGAATTTACACAATGATTCTGAGAGTTCTGTAAAAATAGATAAAGAACAAGCTTTTTGCAGTGCGATTCTTGTAACAGTTTGTACAACAGTCCAATTAATTCTCAAAGAAGAGTACAGAATCTCAGAAAACCAGATTTCTAGCTTCAACCCTTATAATTCCATTAATAAAGAGAAACCCAAGTTCTCTCATCAAGACTCTGAATTGAATGTTGgcattattgaaaattctaCAAATATAGTTTCATTAGGAGCAGGCACAATGTATGAGTTATTGCAGAGTTTGAGAGAGAAATTACATATTATTTGGGAAATTTCAGAAGGTTGCGATTCCGAGAAGAAGCTATTAGATTATTCgaatgaaattatttatttttatacaCAAACAACATCTGAAAAAGTTTCAAAGCATACTAGGGGAAAACATACAAAAAGAAAgcaaaataaaagaaataggGAAAGAGAAGAAGAGTATTCAGATGCATCTTCTACACAAAGTTGGAGTCCATCATCTAGAATTAGCAAAAGCCGCAAGTAA
- a CDS encoding FCH domain containing protein, whose translation MVADKEVTECGVEKKVVLKYQDEFLHDWTLICTRIENGLKLGDQLRQALEERASLEEMYSNGLERISSKFFPSATESTSMSFAIRTLRNETYRRSQQCRELCETLRSDVLKETLNSMLDNHKSAYDHLLSSGKRITSELQKRYMNFTRLRDNYGIARHNIGQLSLRYHELNRSKSTQEKITILSREILRKILELNDLEKEYNNSVDNFETYHKFYLTEMKHIIGILEDMDTKRIKCILDTLMKMMVYEMSYVRNLQYDSDHLVKSIQEIDVEGDIYEFASRFGNSNKNKYSENNSSNSTIFTGTYKINADQVKKESWREICKKMNNIKINDDEFITLSTSQMAEKNIALDNMIDIQAIISNLVNPATAIKAQKAVKILLSQFSMIVNENTKNYIHENYFKDLEFQENVQEDLIKDEKSQSMESFSTACSNEAIISKNKDCNTDNIVNTDESQTENNIIDVINFGSIYKEFIENIVKLDKRDNPESKQIIEKALNLIHDQDSGLKEYENCDLYLSKIIDEILKAKNNKLYLYFGDELSQALFRHMEMIMELIQNENNTWLFRKMLFISESLIIDDIELFANIYKHDIWSVVKIWEETVLVCISEQFQRKILESDNIELKKFRMIKDINCFDILNNVERLSCLMKRFGIPEVPIITLFAKVCSQNGLEKNYCDQLICNIKNTK comes from the coding sequence ATGGTGGCGGATAAAGAAGTTACAGAGTGTGGGGTGGAGAAAAAAGTGGTATTAAAGTATCAAGATGAATTCTTGCATGATTGGACTCTTATTTGCACGAGAATTGAGAATGGCCTGAAGTTGGGGGACCAACTAAGGCAGGCCTTAGAGGAAAGAGCATCATTGGAGGAAATGTATTCAAACGGATTAGAAAGgatttcttcaaaatttttcCCATCAGCAACTGAAAGTACAAGCATGAGCTTTGCAATAAGAACATTAAGGAATGAAACTTATAGAAGATCTCAGCAATGTAGAGAGCTTTGCGAGACCTTGAGATCCGATGTGTTAAAAGAAACATTAAATAGCATGTTGGACAATCACAAATCTGCATATGatcatttattatcatctGGAAAAAGAATAACATCAGAGCTTCAGAAGAGATATATGAATTTTACTAGATTAAGAGACAATTATGGGATTGCAAGGCATAATATAGGTCAGCTAAGCTTGAGATACCACGAGTTGAATAGATCAAAATCTACACAAGAAAAGATAACTATTTTAAGCAGAGAAATACTTCGAAAAATActtgaattaaatgatttagAGAAGGAATATAACAATAGTGTTGACAACTTTGAAACTTATCACAAGTTTTATTTGACGGAAATGAAGCACATTATTGGTATTTTGGAAGATATGGAtacaaaaagaataaaatgTATTTTGGATactttaatgaaaatgatggTTTATGAAATGAGTTATGTAAGGAATTTACAGTATGACTCAGATCATTTAGTTAAATCAATACAAGAAATTGATGTTGAGGGAGATATTTATGAATTTGCAAGTAGATTTGGGAATAgtaataagaataaatattcgGAAAATAATTCGAGTAATTCAACAATTTTTACTGGAACATACAAAATAAATGCTGATCAAGTAAAGAAGGAGAGTTGGAGAGAAATATGtaagaaaatgaataacataaaaataaatgatgATGAGTTTATTACTTTATCTACATCTCAAATGGCTGAGAAAAACATTGCTCTCGATAATATGATAGACATACAAGctataatttcaaatttggtGAATCCTGCAACCGCAATTAAAGCTCAAAAAGCTGTAAAAATTTTACTTTCTCAATTCAGTATGATAGTAAATGAGAATACGAAGAATTACATCcatgaaaattattttaaagatttgGAATTTCAGGAAAATGTTCAAGAAGATTTGATAAAAGACGAAAAAAGTCAATCAATGGAGTCATTTTCTACAGCATGTTCAAATGAGGCAATCATATCTAAAAACAAGGATTGCAATACAGATAATATAGTTAACACAGATGAAAGTCAAACTGAAAATAACATTATTGatgtaattaattttggaaGCATTTACAAAGAGTTTATTGAGAATATAGTGAAGCTAGATAAAAGAGATAATCCAGAATCAAAgcaaattattgaaaaagcACTAAACTTGATACATGACCAAGATTCTGGTTTAAAAGAGTATGAAAATTgtgatttatatttaagtaaaataatagatgaaattttaaaggcgaaaaataataaattatactTATATTTTGGTGATGAGTTGAGCCAGGCACTATTTAGGCATATGGAAATGATAATGGAACTGATccaaaatgaaaataatacttgGCTATTCAGAAAAATGTTATTTATATCTGAATCTTTGATTATTGATGATATTGAGTTATTTGCAAATATATACAAACATGATATTTGGAGCGTTGTAAAGATCTGGGAGGAGACAGTCTTAGTATGCATCTCTGAACAGTTTCAGAGAAAAATCCTGGAATCTGATAATATTGAGCTTAAAAAATTCAGAATGATAAAGGATATTAATTGCTTTGACATTTTGAACAATGTTGAAAGGTTATCATGCTTAATGAAAAGATTTGGGATACCTGAAGTTCCTATTATAACATTATTTGCGAAGGTTTGTAGTCAAAATGGattagaaaagaattattgTGATCAGTTAATTtgtaatataaaaaatacaaaataa
- a CDS encoding DNA methyltransferase PMT1 - like protein: MLSLDGQNKLPKAWFVENVANFETSNTHKEMIKMLSKLNFCTFEFMLSPTLIGVPNTRVRYYCVSVRKDSANLIKQLNELKISIYQKNCQSIASNVLLSHSIEKNTEDFKPEKIPLEYSNLLCSLPYEYNQIIQMIDNIPNSISDVVMKSNDIDYESFNLLKQFAKNIIKNNPSFKFDIVNINSKASTTFTKSYIETKGRGGPLFDFSENHEKIEKSIIDYYDTYSHIFNTRILEHQRFQTARDNDNLRCFHPKEMLLIMGFPNNWFEGVNIDLKKQYSLIGNSISIHIVTILLHFMLELLVN, from the coding sequence ATGTTATCATTAGATGGCCAAAACAAACTCCCAAAGGCTTGGTTTGTTGAAAATGTTGCAAACTTTGAAACTTCAAATACTCATAAagaaatgataaaaatgcTGTCAAAGTTAAACTTTTGTACATTTGAGTTTATGCTGTCGCCAACCTTAATTGGAGTTCCAAATACGAGAGTCAGGTATTACTGTGTTTCTGTTAGAAAAGATTCTGCAAATTTGATCAAGCAATTAAAcgaattaaaaatatcaatCTACCAAAAAAACTGTCAGTCTATTGCAAGTAATGTTCTTTTATCCCATTCAATAGAGAAAAACACCGAAGACTTTAAACCTGAAAAAATCCCTTTggaatattcaaatttattatgcTCTCTTCCTTATGAATATAACCAAATAATCCAAATGATAGATAACATACCAAACTCAATTAGTGATGTGGTAATGAAATCAAATGATATAGATTATGAAAGCTTTAATTTACTCAAACAATTTgccaaaaatattatcaaaaataacCCTTCCTTCAAATTTGATATAGTAAATATCAATTCCAAAGCTTCAACCACATTTACAAAAAGTTATATAGAAACCAAAGGTCGTGGTGGTCctctttttgatttttctgaaaatcacgaaaaaattgaaaaaagtattattgATTATTACGATACTTATAGTCATATATTTAATACTCGTATTTTAGAACATCAAAGATTCCAAACTGCTCGAGATAATGATAATCTAAGATGCTTCCACCCTAAAGAAATGCTTTTAATAATGGGATTTCCAAATAACTGGTTTGAAGGTGTTAATATAGATCTAAAGAAACAATATTCTCTCATTGGAAATAGTATTTCTATCCATATTGTAACTATACTTCTACACTTTATGTTGGAATTATTGgttaattaa
- a CDS encoding protein with conserved N-terminal localized cysteine-rich domain; predicted archaeo-eukaryotic ribosomal protein, with product MGKRKTKKVEVKKSKVPKLDKEFNCPFCNNVKTVGVRMNHKERLGHLSCRVCGVEYTSRIGKFDEAVDIYSNWIDKCYEVNSMEQSTSSSAVEQPILSEDYALTGHSGDNKISQGLGNGDLANNMIYSRNQKKISFTMDDDVNEDRYSNENSSRGLRRMKEDEEDDYDDLRDFIVNDDEEEAKDNDNSKQQPKSSNDEIIEKMKKDLEINKSRKIKEDSGVFDINNITKSSSMPKSFTVNEDDGLFSD from the coding sequence ATGGGTAAAAGAAAGACGAAGAAGGTGGAAGTTAAGAAAAGTAAAGTACCAAAGCTTGATAAGGAGTTTAATTGTCCATTTTGTAATAATGTAAAGACTGTAGGTGTTAGAATGAATCATAAAGAGAGATTAGGACATTTGTCATGTAGAGTATGCGGTGTGGAGTATACATCTAGGATTGGTAAATTTGATGAAGCTGttgatatatattcaaattggATAGATAAATGCTATGAGGTAAATAGTATGGAGCAGTCAACTTCATCATCTGCGGTAGAACAGCCTATATTGAGTGAAGATTATGCTTTAACAGGACATAGTGGTGATAACAAGATTTCCCAAGGCTTAGGCAATGGTGATTTAGCAAATAATATGATTTACTCAAGAAACCAAAAGAAGATTTCATTTACTATGGACGATGATGTTAATGAAGATAGATATTCAAATGAGAATTCGAGTAGAGGCTTAAGGAGGATGAAggaagatgaagaagacGATTATGATGATTTACGAGATTTTATTGtaaatgatgatgaagaagaggCAAAAGATAACGATAATAGTAAACAGCAGCCAAAGTCATCaaatgatgaaataatcgaaaagatgaagaaagATTTGGAAATCAATAAATCTAGGAAGATCAAAGAGGATTCAGGGGTTTTTGATATAAACAACATAACAAAGTCTTCATCAATGCCAAAATCATTTACTGTAAACGAAGATGATGGCTTGTTTAGcgattaa